From the genome of Deltaproteobacteria bacterium:
ACAAGATTTCCAGGAGAAGAACTCCCCCGAAGAGTACAATATCCGCCTTGCCCGGTTCCAGAAAATAACGTTCCCGGATCGCATCCGCGGTGAGGGGGCGTACGGTTTGAAGAAGGGAAACCACATGAGGGGCCGTCAGCACCGTCCGATGGATCCTGTCCGAACGATATTGCCGCTCCCGCCGGAGCATAAAGGCCACGGTCGTCACCGACCCGCCCGTACCGACGGCCATCAAGCGCCGGTCCGGAAAGAAGAAGTCGTCAACCCCGTCCAGTGTTTCCCCGATCCTCTCCCGCATCAGGTCATACTCTTTTTGCGTCAGGGGATCGCCGGAGCCAAACCGCTCCTTCAGAGTCAAAGCCCCGATGGGAAGACTCACAATGCGGTCCCCACTCCTCCCGTCCTGCCGGATCAGTTCGGTGCTTCCCCCGCCGATATCAAAGAAGAAGCAAGCCGACCGGTCGGACGGATCGAGCCCGCCCCGAGAGGGTATACCGACCTTCTTCTTTTCCGGAAATCACACGAATCGGATGAGACAGCGCCCGGGACAACCGCTGGAGGACTGCGCCGGCATTCTTTGCAACCCTGAAGATGCCCGTTGCAACCGCCCGGACCTCAGCGACCCTCTCTTTGCGCAGGATCGCATCATACTGTCTGAGCACGGTCTCTCCCCGTTTGCAGGACGCCGGAGAAATCCGGCCCGATTCAGCGGCCCCCTCCCCCATCCGTGGAGTGTGCCGCTCCACGCGGAGCCGAGTCAATTTCCGAGCAGGATTCGAACGAAAGATGAGGAGGCGGAAGGTATTGGTGCCCAAATCGAGTACAGCCGATGGGGACATTACGGTTTCTCACAATCCGGAGAGAAAACAGGCCGGGTCACGGTACAAGCTGTCCTTTCAGTTCTTTGGCAGCGGGAACCCAGGGAGAATCAGAGTAGTTGTTGATCAAATCGTCAAGCGCCTTGACGGCCTTTCGTATCTTCCCCTGAGCAGCGTAGATTCGTCCCAGTTCCAGCAGGGCAAAATCCCGGAACCGCTCCCCCACTTTATGGAAGGCCGCCTCCGCCTGATCGGGATGTCCCAAAGCGAGTTCCGTATCGGCAATCCCCTGATGGGCCAGGTCCTGAACCACTTCAATTTTCTTGCTTCGGGCAATTTTCAGGGCCGCCTGGTAATGCTGTAAGGCTTCTTTATACTTCGCCTGGTCGTAGAAGATATTCCCCCGGTACATCTCCGCCCGGGCCGCAGCGAGATCCTCCTTCCCGGAAAACGCTTTCAGGAACTCCAGTGCATCCTTCAAGCGCCCCTGATGGAAAGCCGAGACGGCATTGTCGAGGGCGGTTGCTTCCTGAATGCGGGCGGATTTGACCTGATAGAGAACGAACAGGATAATCAGAACCGCCGCAAGGATTCCTCCGGCAATCATCGAGACAAACTTTATGTTTTCCCGGACATACATGTAGCCCCGTTTCAGTGCCTCCAGAAATTCATCCGGTTCCTGTGTATTTGTTTTATGTTTTGCCATTGTTCCTCCCTGTGAACTTACGAAAGTTCATTGATGAATCGTTCTGAATGTTCAAATACTTTTTTCACCTCTGCTCCATGCAGACCCGCTCCCTGCAGGATCCTGCGAGCCATCTCTTTCGTCACCAGATCACCCGGCGCATGGGAATCGGTATTACACACCAGCGGCACTCCGAATTTGACGGCCAGGGAAGCCACATGACCGTTGGAGAGAGAATGCCCTTTACGGGTAGTAATCTCCAGCAGAACTCCACGTTCCCCCGCCTTTTTGACTTCCTCTTCCGTGATCAGCCCCGGGTGGGCCAGGATATCGACACCGGCCTCGATGGCCGCCCGGTTGGTCCCCGCCCTGACCGGCTCAACCAGGGTCTCCCCATGTGCGACGATGATCTGCGCCCCTGACTTCCTTGCCCGCCGTACCAGGACGGCAAAATCGTCCGGGTGGACATGGGTAATCTCCACACCGGGGATCGCACGAAGGCTTCCTCTTTCGTTCAATGCCTTGCAGCCGTTGACAATGCCATGGAGGATCTGTTCGATGTTGGAATGATCGGCATGGTCCGTAAAGGCAATCGCCCGGTATCCGGCAACTTCAGCCCGCCGCGCCAACTCTGCGGGGATGAGAACCCCGTCACTGAAAAGGGTATGTGTGTGGAGATCGATCATTTTTTTTCCCGTAACTACGATTCCCTGTCTTTCCGAACTTTACGATTCCTAAGGATAAAATCTGATGAACTGTAGCAAAGTTCCCCTTTAAACTCAAGGGATTTGTATAAAATCAACGAAAGATCCCGGCAAGATATCGCAGGGCAACAAAGAGGAGAGACAAAGTCAGGATCAATTTGATCACGACGACGGGAACATATTTCTGAACGCGGGCGCCGAGATAAATCCCGGCAAACCCTCCGGCTCCGAAGAGCACCCCGAGGGACCAGTCCGGGGCAATCGACATCTCCGGATGGAGGAGCGCCAACAGATGATAAAAACCCACACCGGCAATGGAGGTAATCAGCGTTCCCATCAGGCAGGCCCCCGCCACTATGTAGACGGGGAGTTTGAGAAAAGTAATAAAAAAAGGAGCAATGATTACTCCGCCGCCAATCCCGTAGATCCCCCCCACGATCCCCACGATAAAGGTAAACGCCAGCACCCCCGGTACGGGGAAGGAATAGACCGTTCCGTTGAAGGTGAAGCGTACCCGGCGCAGTGAAAAGGAGGTTTCTCCCGCAACAAAGTCCCCCGCTCCGCCCGAGCCGGGACGATCCGTCCTGCTGTGGAGCATATCCAGAAGAAGTCGGAGCCCGATATAGAGGAGAACAAACCCGGCAAAGAACTTGAAGTTTGTCGGATCGGGAAGATAACGGATCCGGACCCAGGCCCCGACAAAGACCCCCGGGAGGGTCCCTATAATTACGGCCCATGTCAGAGGCCAGACCATCCGCCCCTCCTTGATGTATCGCCATACACCGCTGGGAATGGCAATGATGTTGAAAACCTGGTTGGTCGCGCTCACGGATGGAGCGGTATAGCCGAGAAAGCTGACCTGAAAAGGAAGAAGGAGAAAGGCGCCGGAGACGCCACCCATAGAGGTGAAAAAGGAGATCACAAAAGAAACCAAGGGAGGCAAAAGGAGGGAGGTCGTCACCCCAGACACCGGAAAGTGCCATAACAGAAACGCCATAAACGCTCCCCACTTAATTGATCTACAAATCAATAATACAAATATTCCAAACAATATTGATTTATATATCAATACACAAATAGACTTTTCTATCAATTTACGCTATAATGACCTTATTATAACGATGGGAGAGGAAGAAATGCAATCCCTTATTTTTCCCCTTTTAGAACAGATCCTTATAACCGCTAAAGCGCAGGGGCTTTCACAGAAAGAGATCGCATTACGGGCCGGGATCAGCCCGGAGGCCCTGTCCCGAGCGAAGAAGGCCTCCGATATACAGCTTTCCACTCTGGTCCGGCTCGCCGGAACGGTGGGGCTGAAGGTCACCCTCGCTCCCGACCGGCCCGTCCTGGAGAAGATCCTCTCCGGTGAGGTCTTTGAATGATCACCGACCATGAAGCTGTTGTCTGGACACGTATCGGAATGCGCCCCGTCAAGATGGGACGGGTCTACATCACCGACCGGGAGTGCCGTTTCACCTACACCGAAGATTATGCCGAAAACGGCCTTCCGGGACTGGGACTGATCTACCCGCCGAAGATCGTGCAGACCACCACCATCGTCCGGCAACGAACCGAATTTTTCGATCTGCTCCCACCGCTCCAGGCCCTGGTCCCTCCCCGGCGTGAGAAAAATTTTCAGCGGACCTTGATCCTCGCTCACCTGGCAAAGAGAGGGATTCTTCCCGCCGCCGGCTTCGAGGCGGACTGGGAGATTCTGAAGATCGCCGGCCACGGAGGGATGGGACATCTCGACCTGTTCGAAAACGACGAGAAGGCCGCCGAGTGGTACAGCGCCCCCGCTCGGCAGGAACTGCGGGAAGTCACCCGGGACTTCGGCCTCTCCCTGAAGGATTTTCTCACCTGGTTCGATACCGATCCCGAATCGATCCTCGAAATCGTCGGGCCGACACCAACGGTGGGGGGTGCCATCCCAAAACTCCTCGTCTCCATCGCAGACGACGGATGGGACGGACGGCTCGGCCTTCCGAGGAGAATCGGCGCAAAAGGAATGACCGATGCCCTTCTGAAATTCGAGCAGGCCGGAACCTATCCGGGGATTACCGAGTTGGAGGCCCTGACCCTCGACATCCACACAGAAGCGGGATTCGAGGTTCCCCGGCACTGGCGGACGGAGATCAACGGGATACCCACACTGGTCATTGAACGCTTCGACCGGGACGTCGCCGGGATCCCCCGCTTCATGGAGACCCTTCATTCCATCTTCGCCTGCGGTGATCTCTCCATTACCCATCACTACAGCGGAAGCTACGATGCCATCGGGCGGGCCATCGACCGATCTCCCATTCCCCTCGTTGAGGACGGAAGGGCCGCGAAGGAGCATCTCTTAAAGAGACTTCTTCTCTCCTTCGCCACCGGAAACGGCGATCTCCACCTGGAAAACCTCTCCATTCTGGACCGAGAAGGCACCCTCGCCTTCTCCCCCGTTTACGATCCTACACCCATGCGGGCCTACGCCATCCACGACATGCTCGCCGCCATGCCCTTCGGCGCTTACGGCGAGGTCCGCTTTGAAGAGGCACTGCTCCGCTTGACCCGCAACCTCGGTTTCCGGAAGAAGGACCTTCTTCATGCCATCGAAGTGGTCCTGACCGTCACCCGGAGCTACCCGGAACGAATCGAGGGGCTTTCAGCCCTCCCCGGAAAGAACAAGAAAAACCTGGTCGGAATCGTCGAAAAGATCCGTAAAGATCTCACGAAGATCCGAAAGAGTATTTAATAGAGACCAAGAACAACACACAACGGCATCAGGGATAGAGCCCCCGGGCAAGCATGGCATCGGAAACTTTTTTGATCCCCTTGATCAACGCCGCCGTGCGCATACTGCTCTTTTCCCTTTCGGCAATACCGTAGACCTCATCAAAGGCGCGTGTGATGATCCGTTTCAACTGCATGAGAATTTCATCAATTTCCCAGAAGAAGTTCTGCAGGTCCTGGACCCATTCGAAATAGGAGACAATCACCCCGCCGGAGTTGGCCAGGATGTCGGGAATGACAAAGACCCCTCGGTCGTTCAGGATCCGGTCCGCCTCGATCGTCAGCGGCCCGTTGGCTCCTTCCGCCACGATCTTCGCCTGGATGCGATCGGCATTCTTGTCATGAATCACCCCCGACACGGCGGCCGGAATCAGGACATCACAGGAAACGGTCAGAAGTTCTTCATTGGTAATCTGATCCCCCTCGTTGAAACAGGCAAAATTCCCGTGTTCCCTGTAACAGGCAACCAAATCCTGGAAGTTCAATCCGGAAGGATTGTAAATCCCGCCTTTGGAAGTGCTGACGGCCACGAGGGTCCCGCCCATCTCTTCGATGGTCTTTGCCGCATTGGCGCCGACATTCCCGAAACCGTGGATGGCGAAGGTCGTCTCTTTGTCGATGCGGCTCCCTCTTTTTTCCAGCGCCTTGACGACAGTGTAGACCACCCCTCTCCCCGTCGCCTCGGTCCGTCCCTGCGATCCGCCGATCACGAGCGGTTTTCCCGTCACTACGCCGGGAACGGCATGCCCTTTCTGCTGGCTGTAGGTATCCATCAGCCAGGCCATCACCTGCGCGTTCGTTCCCATGTCGGGAGCCGGGACATCCTTCTCCGGACCGATTACATTCACCAGCTCCACCGTAAAACGTCGAGTTAGATGCTGCAACTCTTTCCGGGAAAGATCATGCGGATCGACCGTCACCCCCCCCTTGGCCCCGCCGAGAGGAAGCCCGGCAAGAGCGCATTTCCAGGTCATCAGCATTGCCAGAGCCGCCGTTTCACCGATCGTCACATCCGGATGATAACGGATTCCCCCCTTGAATGGGCCTAAAACATCGTTGTGCTGTACCCGGTAACCGGTAAAAATCTTGACATCCCCGTTGTTCATACGCACCGGGATAGAAATGATGATGGAGCGGTCCGGGACCTGCAGACGATTCACCACGTTGGGATCAAGATCGATACGCTGCGCGACCTCGAGAAACTGTTTCGTCACGTTTCCGTAGGCCGGACATTCCCAGATCGTATGACAGCTTTTCCTCTCCATCGGTGGTCTCCTTTCAACAAAGTTACTTCCATCCTACACCAAGCTGAAAAAGGAGGCAACCGGCATCACTCACCCGAAGACAGCGACTAAAGTGACAGGGGTTCCAACGGCTGTTGATCCGAAAGAAAATTTCTTCTTCCCGCCCAACGGCGGGTGTGTTATAAAATGCATGGAAAAAGAGAGGTGACCTGAGTAGTTACGACGGTTTTTTATCATCATCCGCACAACTTCAACCAATACCGGCATGCGCGGCAACCCCATGCCGCAGCGTATCCGTCATTCATGACTTCTCTGGAAAAATACAACCATTCCGTCAAACGGCATCACCGGTGGAACACTTCCGTGGGGTGGCTGGACGGGATCTTTTTTGCCCTCGGCGGAAGCCTGGTATCGCATATCACCGTCCTGCCGATCTTTCTCCGTCTCCTCACGGAAAGCAAGGTAATCATCGGGCTGGTCCACACCTTTACCATGGTGGGGATCTTTCTTCCCCAGATCATCTCGGCACACCATATCGAATCGATGCCGAGAAAGAAGGGACTGGTCATCCTGATCTGGGCAGTGATGCGCCTCCCCTGGCTGGTCCTGGCCTTGATACTTCCCTTCATCGTCCACCTCCCGCCTCCCTGGCCGGCGGGAATCTTTCTTCTTCTCTATCTCGTTTTCACCCTCGGCTGGGGATTCGGCATTCCACCATGGCTTGACATGGTCGGCCGGATCATACTCCCACGGAAACGGGGGGCCTTCCTCGGCATCCGCTTCACCCTCGGACGACTCTTCGGTATGCTCGGCGCACTGTTGTCGATCTACCTGATCGAAGCCTATGCCTTCCCCTACAACTTTGCGCTCTGCTTCGCCGCTGCATTTATTTTTATGAACATCTCTCTCTTTTTCTTTGCACTGACCCGGGAGATCCCCTACCCCGTCGTGAAAAAAAAGATCGCCTTTGTCGATTTCATGCGTGCCCTTCCCGATGTGTTCCGGCGGGATCATAACTTCTTTTTTTACAATCTCTCCTTTTCCTTCATCGCTTTTACCAATCTGACCCTGGCCTTTTATTCGGTCTATGCCGTGGAGCGATTCTCCCTACCGAACAGTTATGCAGGAATCTTCACCACTGTTTTCATGGCTGCACAGGTCGTAACCGGAGTGGTTTGGG
Proteins encoded in this window:
- a CDS encoding tetratricopeptide repeat protein; protein product: MAKHKTNTQEPDEFLEALKRGYMYVRENIKFVSMIAGGILAAVLIILFVLYQVKSARIQEATALDNAVSAFHQGRLKDALEFLKAFSGKEDLAAARAEMYRGNIFYDQAKYKEALQHYQAALKIARSKKIEVVQDLAHQGIADTELALGHPDQAEAAFHKVGERFRDFALLELGRIYAAQGKIRKAVKALDDLINNYSDSPWVPAAKELKGQLVP
- a CDS encoding histidinol phosphate phosphatase domain-containing protein codes for the protein MIDLHTHTLFSDGVLIPAELARRAEVAGYRAIAFTDHADHSNIEQILHGIVNGCKALNERGSLRAIPGVEITHVHPDDFAVLVRRARKSGAQIIVAHGETLVEPVRAGTNRAAIEAGVDILAHPGLITEEEVKKAGERGVLLEITTRKGHSLSNGHVASLAVKFGVPLVCNTDSHAPGDLVTKEMARRILQGAGLHGAEVKKVFEHSERFINELS
- a CDS encoding sulfite exporter TauE/SafE family protein → MAFLLWHFPVSGVTTSLLLPPLVSFVISFFTSMGGVSGAFLLLPFQVSFLGYTAPSVSATNQVFNIIAIPSGVWRYIKEGRMVWPLTWAVIIGTLPGVFVGAWVRIRYLPDPTNFKFFAGFVLLYIGLRLLLDMLHSRTDRPGSGGAGDFVAGETSFSLRRVRFTFNGTVYSFPVPGVLAFTFIVGIVGGIYGIGGGVIIAPFFITFLKLPVYIVAGACLMGTLITSIAGVGFYHLLALLHPEMSIAPDWSLGVLFGAGGFAGIYLGARVQKYVPVVVIKLILTLSLLFVALRYLAGIFR
- a CDS encoding helix-turn-helix transcriptional regulator, with product MQSLIFPLLEQILITAKAQGLSQKEIALRAGISPEALSRAKKASDIQLSTLVRLAGTVGLKVTLAPDRPVLEKILSGEVFE
- a CDS encoding HipA domain-containing protein, which encodes MITDHEAVVWTRIGMRPVKMGRVYITDRECRFTYTEDYAENGLPGLGLIYPPKIVQTTTIVRQRTEFFDLLPPLQALVPPRREKNFQRTLILAHLAKRGILPAAGFEADWEILKIAGHGGMGHLDLFENDEKAAEWYSAPARQELREVTRDFGLSLKDFLTWFDTDPESILEIVGPTPTVGGAIPKLLVSIADDGWDGRLGLPRRIGAKGMTDALLKFEQAGTYPGITELEALTLDIHTEAGFEVPRHWRTEINGIPTLVIERFDRDVAGIPRFMETLHSIFACGDLSITHHYSGSYDAIGRAIDRSPIPLVEDGRAAKEHLLKRLLLSFATGNGDLHLENLSILDREGTLAFSPVYDPTPMRAYAIHDMLAAMPFGAYGEVRFEEALLRLTRNLGFRKKDLLHAIEVVLTVTRSYPERIEGLSALPGKNKKNLVGIVEKIRKDLTKIRKSI
- a CDS encoding Glu/Leu/Phe/Val dehydrogenase, encoding MERKSCHTIWECPAYGNVTKQFLEVAQRIDLDPNVVNRLQVPDRSIIISIPVRMNNGDVKIFTGYRVQHNDVLGPFKGGIRYHPDVTIGETAALAMLMTWKCALAGLPLGGAKGGVTVDPHDLSRKELQHLTRRFTVELVNVIGPEKDVPAPDMGTNAQVMAWLMDTYSQQKGHAVPGVVTGKPLVIGGSQGRTEATGRGVVYTVVKALEKRGSRIDKETTFAIHGFGNVGANAAKTIEEMGGTLVAVSTSKGGIYNPSGLNFQDLVACYREHGNFACFNEGDQITNEELLTVSCDVLIPAAVSGVIHDKNADRIQAKIVAEGANGPLTIEADRILNDRGVFVIPDILANSGGVIVSYFEWVQDLQNFFWEIDEILMQLKRIITRAFDEVYGIAEREKSSMRTAALIKGIKKVSDAMLARGLYP
- a CDS encoding MFS transporter; the encoded protein is MTSLEKYNHSVKRHHRWNTSVGWLDGIFFALGGSLVSHITVLPIFLRLLTESKVIIGLVHTFTMVGIFLPQIISAHHIESMPRKKGLVILIWAVMRLPWLVLALILPFIVHLPPPWPAGIFLLLYLVFTLGWGFGIPPWLDMVGRIILPRKRGAFLGIRFTLGRLFGMLGALLSIYLIEAYAFPYNFALCFAAAFIFMNISLFFFALTREIPYPVVKKKIAFVDFMRALPDVFRRDHNFFFYNLSFSFIAFTNLTLAFYSVYAVERFSLPNSYAGIFTTVFMAAQVVTGVVWGFIGDRRGHKFCLILSAIMSILAAVTAYMAPSVHLFYATFFFAGGYMSGALISNMNIVLEFCSPEERPLYIGLSNSFAAPVFIVSPLLGGWLVDYFSYRTAFATAAVMTTIGLMILIFLVKDPRHFHPSCKKAPVDSQNMEPVI